A single region of the Balaenoptera ricei isolate mBalRic1 chromosome 12, mBalRic1.hap2, whole genome shotgun sequence genome encodes:
- the ABRACL gene encoding costars family protein ABRACL: MNVDHEVNLLVEEIHRLGSKNADGKLSVKFGVLFRDDKCANLFEALVGTLKAAKRRKMITYPGELLLQGVHDDVDIILLQD, encoded by the exons ATGAATGTGGATCACGAAGTTAACCTCTTAGTGGAGGAAATTCATCGTCTGGGTTCAAAAA ATGCTGATGGAAAATTAAGTGTGAAATTTGGGGTCCTCTTCCGAGATGACAAATGTGCCAATCTCTTTGAAGCACTGGTAGGAACTCTCAAAGCtgcaaaaagaaggaagatgatTACGTACCCAGGAGAGCTACTTTTGCAAGGTGTTCATGATGATGTTGACATTATATTGCTGCAAGATTAA